A section of the Roseomonas marmotae genome encodes:
- a CDS encoding GNAT family N-acetyltransferase, whose protein sequence is MTAVIRPGRDEDEASYIRLIGDAWAEYPNCILDVDGEVPELRALATYFAKAGGTVWVAEEEGRVVGMVATRPLGSDRAWEICKMYVEKGQRGTGLAHRLLGGAEAHAKEAGAERLVLWTDTRFDAAHRFYEKRGFVRAGSIRILDDISKSLEFRYAKPVRGVVVEALDAAAAASAERRLADILVACVDAGASVSYLPPLPAETARGFWRKVSGDVAMGNRLLLVAWVDGVMAGTVQLDLATPSNQRHRAELAKLLVHPEFCRRGIGRALMQRAEQAARGIGRSLLTLDTRAGDGGEALYRALGWQEAGRIPGFAADAEGRLHDTLIFYKTPQS, encoded by the coding sequence GTGACGGCGGTCATCCGTCCCGGGCGGGACGAGGACGAGGCCAGCTATATCCGCCTGATCGGGGACGCCTGGGCCGAATACCCCAACTGCATCCTGGATGTGGATGGGGAGGTGCCGGAGCTGCGCGCGCTCGCCACCTATTTCGCCAAGGCGGGCGGCACCGTCTGGGTGGCGGAGGAGGAGGGCAGGGTGGTCGGCATGGTCGCCACCCGGCCGCTGGGCTCCGACCGCGCCTGGGAAATCTGCAAGATGTATGTCGAGAAGGGGCAGCGCGGCACCGGCCTGGCGCATCGCCTGCTCGGCGGCGCCGAGGCCCATGCCAAGGAAGCCGGCGCCGAGCGGCTGGTGCTCTGGACCGATACCCGCTTCGACGCGGCGCATCGTTTCTATGAGAAGCGTGGCTTCGTGCGCGCCGGCTCCATCCGCATCCTCGACGACATCTCGAAATCCCTGGAGTTCCGTTACGCCAAGCCGGTGCGCGGCGTGGTGGTGGAGGCGCTGGACGCCGCCGCCGCCGCCAGCGCGGAGCGACGCCTGGCGGATATCCTGGTGGCCTGCGTGGATGCGGGGGCCAGCGTATCCTACCTGCCGCCGCTGCCGGCGGAGACGGCGCGTGGCTTCTGGCGCAAGGTCTCCGGCGATGTCGCCATGGGCAACCGGCTGCTGCTGGTGGCCTGGGTGGACGGCGTCATGGCCGGCACGGTGCAACTGGACCTCGCCACGCCGTCCAACCAGCGGCACCGGGCGGAACTGGCCAAGCTTCTGGTGCATCCGGAATTCTGCCGCCGTGGCATCGGCCGCGCGCTGATGCAGCGGGCGGAGCAGGCGGCGCGCGGCATCGGCCGCAGCCTGCTGACGCTGGATACCCGCGCCGGCGATGGCGGGGAGGCGCTGTACCGCGCCCTGGGCTGGCAGGAGGCCGGGCGCATCCCCGGCTTCGCCGCCGATGCCGAGGGCCGGCTGCACGACACCCTCATCTTCTACAAGACGCCGCAGTCATGA
- a CDS encoding DinB family protein, whose protein sequence is MITPAWCRMMASYNAEMNRRFYAAAAQLPDAVRRRDEGAFFGSLHRTLCHLLWGDMAWMARFDGGPPPPAGLAEGPEMIAEFEALREARIATDARITAWAAGVDEPTLAGTLRWYSQAAGREMERPMAMAVTHLFLHQNHHRGQAHALLTRAGADTGATDLPFVLP, encoded by the coding sequence ATGATCACCCCGGCCTGGTGCCGGATGATGGCGTCCTACAACGCCGAGATGAACCGCCGCTTCTATGCTGCCGCCGCCCAGCTGCCGGATGCGGTGCGGCGGCGGGATGAGGGGGCCTTCTTCGGCTCCCTGCACCGGACCCTGTGCCATCTGCTCTGGGGCGACATGGCCTGGATGGCGCGCTTCGACGGTGGTCCGCCGCCGCCAGCGGGGCTGGCCGAGGGCCCGGAGATGATCGCGGAGTTCGAGGCGCTGCGGGAGGCCCGCATCGCCACGGACGCGCGCATCACGGCCTGGGCCGCCGGGGTGGACGAGCCGACGCTCGCCGGCACGCTGCGCTGGTACAGCCAGGCGGCGGGGCGGGAGATGGAGCGGCCCATGGCGATGGCGGTCACGCATCTGTTCCTGCACCAGAACCACCATCGCGGCCAGGCCCATGCCCTGCTGACCCGGGCCGGCGCGGATACCGGCGCCACGGACCTGCCTTTCGTGCTGCCCTGA
- a CDS encoding type 1 glutamine amidotransferase domain-containing protein, with protein MTDIRQARILVLATDGFEQSELLVPVEQLRAKGATVEVAAPEKTMEPGHITGWDGAAERPGWGRKVKVDRKLAEVSAQDYDAIVLPGGQINPDKLRMEPQAVALVQDFAAKGKVVAAICHGPWLLAEAGLAKGRKLTSFASIKTDMKNAGATWVDQEVVTDKGIVTSRSPKDLDAFVAKIVEEVGEGNHGDRRAA; from the coding sequence ATGACGGATATCCGACAGGCTCGCATCCTGGTCCTCGCGACCGATGGCTTCGAACAATCCGAATTGCTGGTGCCGGTGGAGCAGCTCCGCGCCAAGGGCGCGACCGTCGAGGTCGCGGCACCGGAGAAGACGATGGAACCCGGCCATATCACGGGCTGGGACGGAGCGGCGGAGAGGCCCGGCTGGGGCCGGAAGGTCAAGGTGGACCGCAAGCTCGCCGAGGTGAGCGCGCAGGACTACGACGCCATCGTGTTGCCGGGCGGCCAGATCAACCCGGACAAGCTCCGCATGGAGCCGCAGGCGGTGGCGCTAGTGCAGGATTTCGCGGCCAAGGGCAAGGTGGTTGCCGCCATCTGCCACGGGCCCTGGCTGCTGGCCGAGGCCGGCCTCGCCAAGGGGCGGAAGCTGACGTCCTTCGCCTCCATCAAGACCGACATGAAGAACGCGGGCGCGACCTGGGTGGACCAGGAGGTGGTGACCGACAAGGGCATCGTCACCAGCCGCTCGCCCAAGGATCTGGATGCCTTCGTGGCCAAGATCGTCGAGGAAGTGGGCGAGGGTAACCATGGAGACCGCCGGGCCGCCTGA
- a CDS encoding PEP-CTERM sorting domain-containing protein (PEP-CTERM proteins occur, often in large numbers, in the proteomes of bacteria that also encode an exosortase, a predicted intramembrane cysteine proteinase. The presence of a PEP-CTERM domain at a protein's C-terminus predicts cleavage within the sorting domain, followed by covalent anchoring to some some component of the (usually Gram-negative) cell surface. Many PEP-CTERM proteins exhibit an unusual sequence composition that includes large numbers of potential glycosylation sites. Expression of one such protein has been shown restore the ability of a bacterium to form floc, a type of biofilm.), translating into MPLPKMALLATAASVLMLGGAGTADAVLISGTSDLWLAGMPDGSTASSGDTAPGESPVLIPGLALAGGTILNFAATGSVSNTPTPSGLSPDGGLFTSHSAGALNGIATLTAPFNSLIGVFLDAAQPNLSPPPDGLNFAALGIDFGSLAPALKQPFFIGDGLTGTGTGATQDFIVPEAATRLFLGTMDAFGWFNNSGSFDVTVSIRDGTPTPTPTPVPEPGTLALFTGALAALALLYRHGLPKGT; encoded by the coding sequence ATGCCTTTGCCAAAAATGGCTCTTCTAGCCACCGCAGCAAGCGTCTTGATGTTAGGGGGCGCCGGCACCGCGGATGCCGTTCTGATTTCGGGAACCTCTGACCTATGGTTGGCCGGCATGCCGGACGGCTCAACAGCGAGTTCCGGAGACACCGCACCAGGAGAATCGCCGGTTCTCATTCCGGGCCTCGCACTGGCGGGGGGCACGATTCTCAACTTTGCCGCCACCGGCAGCGTCAGCAACACTCCCACGCCATCCGGTTTATCACCCGATGGCGGGCTGTTCACCTCCCACAGCGCCGGCGCCCTGAACGGCATCGCCACCCTGACAGCCCCGTTCAATTCGTTGATTGGCGTATTCCTCGATGCGGCACAGCCGAATCTTTCGCCCCCGCCGGATGGCCTCAACTTCGCGGCCCTGGGGATCGACTTCGGCAGCCTGGCACCCGCTCTGAAACAACCCTTTTTCATCGGGGATGGGCTGACCGGAACAGGGACCGGAGCAACTCAGGATTTCATTGTACCCGAAGCCGCGACCCGCCTTTTTCTTGGCACCATGGACGCCTTCGGCTGGTTCAACAATTCTGGCTCTTTCGACGTGACGGTGAGCATCCGGGATGGCACGCCAACCCCAACGCCGACTCCGGTGCCAGAGCCCGGAACCCTGGCATTGTTCACAGGTGCTTTGGCCGCGCTTGCCCTCCTGTATCGCCACGGTCTGCCAAAGGGCACGTAG
- a CDS encoding multidrug DMT transporter permease, translating into MDTFVPALVLLSGAAFIHSRSNVPELRPASEKADLIWSWLSRFAFMLWLGLLVWGTQMRPLKEVLLGLGLSLLFNLMLALRGPRPVWPGLSMSMGVAGVAMGIYRLLQ; encoded by the coding sequence ATGGACACCTTCGTTCCCGCCCTGGTGCTGCTCTCTGGCGCTGCCTTCATCCATTCGCGTTCGAATGTGCCGGAGCTACGTCCGGCCTCGGAAAAGGCCGACCTGATCTGGAGCTGGCTTTCCCGCTTCGCTTTCATGCTCTGGCTGGGCCTGCTGGTCTGGGGAACGCAGATGCGCCCCCTGAAGGAGGTGCTCCTGGGCCTCGGCCTGTCGCTGCTCTTCAACCTGATGCTGGCCCTGCGCGGCCCGCGCCCGGTCTGGCCGGGGCTGTCGATGAGCATGGGCGTGGCCGGCGTCGCCATGGGCATCTACCGGTTGCTGCAATAG
- a CDS encoding DUF2188 domain-containing protein, producing MAKLVYHVVQHDGGWAYKVGDVFSETYRTHDQAAAAARDAAEKQQQGDETEVIEYQDQEGLWHVETARGDDRPETSVSE from the coding sequence ATGGCCAAGCTCGTCTATCACGTGGTCCAGCACGATGGCGGCTGGGCGTACAAGGTCGGGGATGTCTTTTCGGAGACCTACCGGACGCACGACCAAGCGGCCGCCGCCGCGAGGGATGCCGCCGAAAAGCAGCAGCAGGGCGATGAGACGGAGGTGATCGAGTATCAGGACCAGGAAGGCCTGTGGCATGTCGAAACCGCCAGGGGCGACGACCGGCCGGAAACATCTGTCAGCGAATAG